One Paraburkholderia agricolaris DNA segment encodes these proteins:
- a CDS encoding DUF6566 family protein, with amino-acid sequence MPTGSVSYGEFEITVHPERNKLGAWIASVSVSRGAQTVIDVVPMTVQPEWLTEEEAVRDGVEWGRRFIDREFNTPQSRSWVAERSHAENWFRNTEESDGSETRVSDA; translated from the coding sequence ATGCCAACAGGCTCTGTTTCGTACGGCGAGTTTGAGATTACCGTGCACCCTGAGCGTAACAAGCTCGGCGCGTGGATCGCAAGTGTCAGTGTGAGCCGGGGTGCGCAGACTGTCATCGATGTTGTGCCCATGACCGTTCAGCCCGAATGGCTAACCGAGGAGGAGGCCGTGAGAGACGGGGTTGAATGGGGACGCCGGTTCATCGATCGCGAGTTCAACACGCCGCAGTCCCGCTCCTGGGTCGCCGAGCGTTCGCATGCGGAAAACTGGTTCCGCAATACCGAGGAATCCGATGGCTCGGAAACACGCGTGAGTGACGCATAG
- a CDS encoding TraR/DksA family transcriptional regulator: MPQLQVNLSDEFIAQQRQRLEAMRRELLGGEEKTTAAERTDQEQHGDEAEESEDVAQGMAQNEVNQALHDVNDQRIGDIERALQKIDEGTYGLSDESGEPIPKARLEVAPEAILTVEEQSRREAQQ, translated from the coding sequence ATGCCGCAGCTGCAGGTCAATCTGAGTGACGAGTTCATCGCGCAGCAGCGTCAACGCCTCGAGGCAATGCGCCGCGAACTGTTGGGCGGAGAGGAGAAGACGACCGCTGCCGAACGAACTGACCAGGAGCAGCACGGCGACGAGGCAGAAGAGTCGGAGGACGTAGCTCAAGGCATGGCGCAGAACGAAGTCAACCAGGCGCTGCACGACGTGAACGACCAGCGCATCGGCGATATTGAACGCGCGCTGCAGAAGATCGACGAGGGTACCTATGGTCTCTCCGATGAAAGTGGTGAGCCGATACCAAAGGCACGGCTCGAAGTCGCTCCGGAGGCGATCCTGACCGTTGAAGAGCAAAGCCGCCGCGAGGCCCAACAATGA
- a CDS encoding host attachment protein yields MMIDMTWLVVADGGRARVFLTPGLTLDLQEKESLINTEYTGTMLTEKDREKFAKRVSDYLEAGRLHQLYSRLRLAIEPKFLGMVKANLSEDTRRLIFEQVSEDLSTLNARQIEAHLGRKH; encoded by the coding sequence ATGATGATCGATATGACCTGGCTTGTGGTGGCTGACGGAGGTCGCGCGCGGGTTTTCCTGACGCCAGGACTGACGCTAGACTTGCAGGAGAAAGAGAGTCTCATCAACACGGAATACACCGGCACGATGCTCACGGAAAAAGACCGTGAGAAATTCGCAAAGCGCGTTTCCGATTATCTGGAAGCGGGCCGGCTCCATCAACTCTACAGTCGATTAAGGCTTGCCATCGAGCCCAAATTCCTCGGCATGGTCAAGGCGAATCTCAGCGAGGACACACGCCGGCTGATATTCGAGCAGGTTAGCGAGGACCTGTCGACGCTCAATGCCAGGCAAATCGAAGCACATCTCGGGCGAAAGCACTGA